From the Telopea speciosissima isolate NSW1024214 ecotype Mountain lineage chromosome 9, Tspe_v1, whole genome shotgun sequence genome, the window AATATTAGAATGTATTAAATAATATTCCACTCTAGCATTAATTGGTTCAAAAAACATTTGCCTTAGTGACATGTACGTGGTAATAcaagtaacatttttttttgaagggatATATATGATGTGGGTTTGTTAAGTAGTAGTGCGTATAATACTTGTTCAAAGCTAGGGCGGCATGCATGGTTATTGAACCCGGCCCAGCTTGGTGGCTGACTTGATCGATGATACTGGCCGGGAGCAGTACTACTGCCTCATCTTCAAGAGAGCTGATATTGAAAAGGATGAACTAGTCATTTAACTTTGACAAAGAAAGAACTTGGCATGTCAGTAAAGACTCTGGACTGTTAATCCCAAATTTAGAACACGAGACCCAAATTTTTGCTAAGTGGGCTGTTGTTCTTAGTTTGTCTAAGGTTCATGTGGTAGTTTCAATTAACCACCAACTTAATTTCATTCTAAATCCGTTCATCCTCTCTGGCAGGGGATCATActcttgtttttctttgctttttgaATAAGATCACTTGGTCAAGGCATTTCTCCACCTTTCATTgatcccaaaaaaagaaaagaaaaaaaaatgcaatgttTCCATTTTAATCATTTAATGATCTTAATTTATTGATTTCACTACTTGAccattttccttttctaattAAACGATATTAATTCATCAATAAACAAAACTAGAATCACAAAGCGTCATAAGCTCCATCAACCAAGGAGGAAAAAAGCCTTTCTCACAAAAATCACCATTCATATATATGGCAAAAATAATTTTAGAGTCAGTGTGGTAGCCAAGAAGGAGAGCCTCTCTTTCTTCTAATGCAACTTAAGAATCCTACACAAATAGCAAGATCATGAGCATACAAAATTAAATTGTCCTTATTGTATGGTTTATGGATACTCGATCTTATAGTGATTGGATCTGTTATCCTCTTTGTTTTTCGTTCTCTCGCCCTAAATTTGTCCATCCAATCGTCGGAGAGGATCTGTGTCCTATTTTATGATGCTAATTAATAGTAGGAATGTCTAAATAACATCTCTATagatgtatttagaatttgacacattttcttttaattgtcctttgtcttattttaaAAGTTCTTTAAATTAAGGGTAtgaaagggttttcaaaaaatttaaaatgataTGTCAttttgtcattatcaaaagatgtcattgtcTTTATTATGGTAATTAAACATCAAAAGACTGTCATTGTCACATTGTCATGCACATATTGaaatatacatgtgaaatgacaatatttatcGACACTAGAAAAATTGTCTGTCTTAactaattgaaaaagaaaaaattatatgtagggaaaaagatctctacccgggagtgtggcctacgccagcactcccatgtgtctatctctctcctcccccatgtgaaaagacacctctaccccccttgttttaaggaggagagagatagacacatgggagtgctggcttaAGCCATACTCccgtatagaaaactgcttcccttataTGTAATACTcaaaggttacaaattatttgacactttgAAGGGtgccaataagaaaatcccttaatTAATTTACTCATACAAGCacaataattaataattttgtgcaaggtgttaaaaaatttctttgttttcaagCTTCTCCAATGATCCATATGATTCAATAAGGATTTATGATTTCAAGAGtctgaaattttttctttcctcttttgagGAGTGATATAACAACGTGCAGTTACAATACATAGAAGTTGCATTAGCCATTTAGCATCTTCTTTTCCGATATATGATATGGAAATATGACAAAGAGAAGCGACCAATACTGCAAATGCCCAATGCTTATGGCATTGTTGATTTAGGTGGAAACAACTTTTTTTTCCGTTCAAATTAGATTGATTCACCATGAGGcacattaaaattttgaaatattgttGAATAATCAATGCatatattattttatacatCACTTagggtgtcaaataatttgtactCTTACTTTTTTAccatattaatataatatatatatatttttcttcagCGAAGGTAAATTCTATCATTTCACATTCAtattcaaaaaaatatacaaaataatGATAGCtattgataatgacataatgataagtcacttcaaaaatattttgtaaaTTCTTTTTTACTCCTATCTTAAGGAAGTTTTGTCAATCAATAGAATGTTACAAGTTCTACATAAACCagtagaggtgtcatttagatgATCTCATACATAAAACAGTTGAAAATACATTAGATAAGAAATACAGATGCAAGAATAGGCCAGAAGATTTGATCGAGTTGAACCATGAAACTTAGATACGGCCCTTCAGGAGGGAAATTTATCCATTGAATGGTTGGTTGGAATTCATAAGGAACAGGCTGAGCCAAATCCTCATTTGGTTAGAAGTGAAGTAAAACAAAACTAAAGTAATAGTGAGATTTTGGTTGAAAGGTGAATTAAAAATACATACTTAATATGTTTAATATATGAATTAGTCATACGATTATTCTGCGCTAAGATTACGAACTTTCATTTTATGGTTATTTTAATTTGCATTTTACTTGGCTTCACCTCTAACCAAACAGGACTTTAATTCAGTTTGACTATTCTCTAACACATAATCAGGATTCACTAATACATAGAAAATTTGTCCATTACCCAGCAACAAACGAAAGCTGAAAAAGTAGGTATTTCTTGTGATGCCATGTTCTAGAATGTCTAAATATCAAGAGTTCCCTACATATATTTTTGTATTAGATGTTCAAATTTCAATGCACAAGGCCATAAGCTATTGGGAGAGGTTGAAAgaattgatttaaaaaaaaaaagaaaaaggataaggATGTTGGGTGCTCAGTGCTCTTCTATAATTCCACACTTGACGTCATACAAACCATATTAGTTTTTGAAAGGAGATTCTTCTAGGTTGGATGCCAAATGTgtgaatttaaaattttagtttattaaattaaataatattattttactcATTCATTGCTGGagtagctcagttggttagagcgtGTGGCTGTTAACCACAAGGTCGAAGGTTCAAGCCCTTCCTCTAGCGataagattttttaaaaagactTTTTCTGTCTTTTACTTTTTTAGGAGGTCATGACTTTGCCGCGTtctctcccttattttattttcatattgtgtaacattttggatttcaaattttagaacataACTCTAGGATCCATGGATTAAAATTTGGCCAAACTGTTGATTACGTTACCAACAACGCCTTCCTCGCCAGGGAGTTAGCAACACTATTGACCTCCCTTGGAATGTATGAAAATAAACAAGAAGTAAAATAGGACTATCAATCACTAGAGGTTTTACTTCTAATGATGGGCTAAATAACCCACGTTGAAGATAAGACACCAAATCTCTATGATCCGTCTCCACCAGCAAAAGCTCATATCcttcagaaataccttctaaCAAGGCCGAACGAATAGACACAGCTTCACCAACAAGTACTGATGTGAACGAACTTGGTATAGAAACAGCATGAAGAGAAGCCCCTGCAGAATTCCTAAATATAAATACAAGACCACTGCTGGTTGTTCCTTGGTAGAAGCTAGCATCACAATTCACCTTGACATACCGTTGAGGTGGTGGAGTCTTTTTTGAATCATGTGAAAGAGCATTATaatccaaaacagaatttgaagTGGAAGTTGGTAGCATATTACCATTTAGGAATTCCGGATGAGCATTAGTTGCCACACGAATTACCTCCTTAGGCCGCCAATCTTTCCTCCCAAAAATATTATCACATCGAGCAATCCATAAACACCATAGTaaaaaagagcaaagagaagtGAGTTGGTGCCTTCGCTCCTTGCCTAGAGTAGAAAAGGAACTCCAATTTGACAAAAAACCAGATTTATAATGATCTCCAGATGAAGGGGAAATATATCCCAAACCACTTCCAAACCAAATTGCCTTCGCAAAACTACACCCAACAAGAATATGGAAAATGGTTTCCTCACCTCCACAACCAATGCATAGTGAATCAATGTTGCACGATCGACGCCTTAATGCATCTCCTACAGCAAGCCCATTAGCACAACATCTCCATAAGAACAGTTGGATTTTAGGAATTGTTTTACAAGATCAAATACTCTTCCAAACAGCATCTAAAATTCTGATTCGGGATGATAATGAAGAAGTAAATGCTTGTTGTCTCTCCTCATATGCTCTAAGATTAGTTAAAAGATGATAAACACTCTTCATAGAATAAATACCATTCCTTGCTGCTACCCACACCAACTTATCACTACTAGGAAAAAGGCGAagtttaatcttcaaaatcttttcCACATCAACCGGAAAAGAATAGAGATCAAGAAGTTCCCTCTTTTCCAACATTGTTAGATTGGGCCAACTGAAGGTGCAATTTAGCCCAACAAACCCGTGCCCACCCAAAATTTACTCTGTCTGGCAGGGCTTGGGTTGGGCTTTTAGCCTACGGGCTGGATAAAGGTTGGGATTTTAAAGTTTTGTCCACATCAGACCTAGGCTGAGGCCTTAGGTTGAGCTCAATCATGTCTCgtatatattaaaaatattttttttcatttttgtgtaaaaaaaaaaaaaaagaccaagcccGGATGGCCCCAAGTCCAATGGGACCAGGTCTAGGTGAGATATTCCAGCCCAATGATGGACTGGGCTGGGTTTGTGTTTTCAATACTGGGCCAGCCCGGCCCTATTGCACCCCTAGGCCCAACCTTACCTATCCTTGGAGTAAAGAAAAACTCATCTTGGAGAGATGGTTGCATCCTTGtatctttttcccttcaattCATTTGAAtggttagaaaaaaaaacaagaccaGTCTTTTCATTCACCTAGAATGGATGGTCATCATTGACTTTAGTGGAtgttagaaaataataaaaggtATATCGAACCTtcaacaaataaaaggagttataACAACCCCAGTagattttttaccaaaaaaaaacaaaaatacttaGTAGATTCGTAGGTGTTTCTTTAATGCACATCGAAGAAAAATTCTACAGAACGCATTTTCTGTGGGGTAGCGTGGTTTCTGTGCATGAAGAGTCCGAGTGTAGGTTGGAATCGCATGGATGAGATTTCCACTTCTCATGGGGTGGGGTGTCATCTCGCCCAGTTTATGTTTGGACATCTCTCATAGAAAAATTTTcacaacaataaaataaaaataagagtaaattactcccccctccccttgattatgctctaatgacaaacccctcccctgggtattgagtaatgactctcccctcccctgtattaacaagattctatcaaccgtacccattccaTTAAAAAGGACTGTTAAGTGATaagaaaagactatattacccccTCCttcttctgaattttcttcttcttcctcctcctacaATCCCTTTCTTGCAACTCTACCCCCACCCTGCTGCCAACGCAACCCCTCTCACCGTCCTCACTCATGCTCTCTCCTTGCCCTTTTCCTGCCGCACTAATGCAAAGGGTGTCCACGGTGAGGAGATGATAACTCAGAAAATCCagagcccaaaaaagtacagaaatgccccaatataaccccaaacgacccacccggtcgggtttaaacaaaaaatgaacatatgccaaaataggtatcgattcgaaagtcacgaccctcaacatcaaatccacatgtctatgaagagataaggacactttttagaaaatccaaagccaaaaaaaatacagaaatgcctcaaTATAACCCCAATTGACcaactcggtctagtttaaatcgaaaatgaacatatgtcgaaatgggtctcgattcgaaagtcacgaccctcaacataaaatccacacatctaataagagataaggacactttttagaaaatcccaagcccaaaaaagtacagaaatgcctccaaataaccccaaacgacccactcggtctagtttaaattgaaaatgaacatatgccgaagtcggtatcaattcgaaggtcacgaccctcaacatcgcatccacacgtctaataagagataaggaaactttttaaaaaatccaaagcccaaaaagtacagaaatgccccaatataaccccaaacgatccacccggtctggtttaaacaaaaaatgaacatatgccaaaacaggtatcgattcgaaagtcacgaccctgaacatcaaatccacacgtctaataagagataaggacactttttagaaaatcccaacaaaataaTTCCAGACCGAAGTCCAGCAAGAATTCAGATGTTCAAACTGTCATATGGTCAAGGTTGAATATGAGGTGAGAGATCCCCACTACTAGTCCTCCCAAATAGAACAGTTATAATGTCGGAACAACCAACAACAAAGGAACCGAAGGAGACTGAAACTAGATCTGGCGGTAGAATGAAGAACTAGACCTGAAATTCAAATGAAACTTCCTAGTCTAGTAGGATCTTGAACAGAGCTTCAGAAGAAAGGGATCGCCCACTACTAGATAATGAAGTCCCAAAACTTGAGATTAAAAGGAGGAAATTGTAGGGAGATTGATGCCTCTCTTGCTGTACCAGCACTAGCGCCAGAACAGAATAGAGATGATACGAGGTacaggaaggaggaggaaaagaaagaaaaggaggaaggaacagaaagagaaaagggagattAGAAGGCTTACTGGGGGAAAGGAGGAAGCTAGGGAAGATACCAACAGTCCCACAGTCCACATGCTGTTCAACCAGGCAACATTCAACTCTCTGAGGTTTAACTCAAAACTCAATATTCGATTCAAAACATGGAGATTTAAGAAAACAGGTTGGAATTAGGATTCCATGAAATCAGTAGAAAAATCTGGTTTTGAAAACAATGATAAATTAAGATTCCAAAGTGATACCTAGATTTgaaaacataattaaaaaaGTTAGATTCTAAGATTGAGAAATTTAGAATTCCTACTTGAAGAAGCATTCTTGGAAAACAGTGAAAAGATTGGGTTTTGACGATTGATTTTGAAAACAGAGTTAAAAGCTAAAATTATAGAACAAGAAACACAACCAATAGATTAATAACTGCAAAGAACAAATTAGGAAGTTATGCGCAGGATAGAGAGATTATGATCTGACCTGAGTACTgagaagaaaagataagaagaacGAGAAACAATGAAAAAAGGATATGATCAGGAATCACCATCTTATCTAAAAGGTTGCCATCACCTCCAGTACCCAACCTTGAAAGCACCAActgttcaaccaaaaaaaaataaaataccaaccGTTCTTTAATATTGGATGGTTTTCTTGCTCTACGGTGGATGCGACAATGGTTATGGACATTGTGagggcggcggcggcggcggtggtgaCCATTACCCACACTGGAGAAACGGTCTAGagatgtttttagggttttgatatggttaggggtattattgaaatatcacaaaaataagggcattttgggatttaaatgaatatttttaaggtgatgtcatcacttaacagtcatTTTTAAtagaatgggtacggttgatagaatcttgttaatacaggggaggggagagtcattactcaatatCCAGGGAaagggtttgtcattagagcataatcgaggggaagggggagtaatttactctaaaaataattacatagaGAATGATAATATTTCAGTCAAAACAATCTTATAAATGATGATTTGGTGCATGAAATCTCTTATGTGGGACCTCCCtctatattgttt encodes:
- the LOC122639261 gene encoding uncharacterized protein LOC122639261, whose amino-acid sequence is MLEKRELLDLYSFPVDVEKILKIKLRLFPSSDKLVWVAARNGDALRRRSCNIDSLCIGCGGEETIFHILVGCSFAKAIWFGSGLGYISPSSGDHYKSGFLSNWSSFSTLGKERRHQLTSLCSFLLWCLWIARCDNIFGRKDWRPKEVIRVATNAHPEFLNGNMLPTSTSNSVLDYNALSHDSKKTPPPQRYVKVNCDASFYQGTTSSGLVFIFRNSAGASLHAVSIPSSFTSVLVGEAVSIRSALLEGISEGYELLLVETDHRDLVSYLQRGLFSPSLEVKPLVIDSPILLLVYFHTFQGRSIVLLTPWRGRRCW